The DNA sequence ATGGAGCTAATGAGGTCATTGTAAACACAAGACATCAGGCACACAAGGGGATGTTGGGACAGCTGATCGTACGTAGGGCtggccttctccctcccccttgatcaccagAAGAGTGGCTTTCACAAAAGCCCCATCTGGAATAGGGATCCATCAGGTCCATGCCCGGTGCTGAGCTTCCGCTGTGTTCTGTCCTTGGCTGAAAACTCTCTTTTCTACCTACTACTTAGGAAGACCTTGACTCCACACCCATGCCCTTCCTGGCCTTGGCCCAGGGTTCCCTTCTCCTTGGAACCTCAGTGCCTCATGTGGGTCTCTGAAGGGAGAGACCAtggtttcttcccttctctcccagcATGCAGGGAAAGGGCCTTAGCTAGATACACAGTTGCTACAGAAATACACAAGATAGCATTCAGCTTCTGGGCTTAGGCAACTGTCAGCCACAAACATCTTCCTTCATCAGACTTCTTGTGGGGTGGTCTCAAACTGGTCCAGTTCAGTTCCAAAGTTCATTTCTGGGTGCTATTGACTAGGAACCTTATTTTCCATTGGCACAGCCCAAGATAAACTCATAGGAAACAAGGGGCACAAATAGGATAGGATCAGAATACTTTAATAAGATATCAGtgtcaaaatacattttcttataaaGTTAAGCTCCCGTACAGTTATAACGTCGTCAGTAGGAATTTGACAGTGCAGTAATGGTCATGAAGTTGTTACATGGACAGGAAAGGTTAATATGAAACTTGGAATATTTCTCAGTGTTTTTAGTAAAACTGCAAATGGAAATGCTCTCAATGCAGAGGCAACAACACAGGAAATCAAATACCATCATTTGCATGTCAACAACCCATCAAGTCCTGTCACTGTGTGTCAGGCCACACTGTGCACCGATGTGCAGCTCAGACAACACCATGCCTAGGTAATTTCAGGTAGATTGACTTTCAAAGTTAATTTTTGGTTTGAGCAGCAAGTTACTTTAGGCTTACTGCATGCATTCTTGCCTGATGGGCTTTGTGTGTGTTGAAAGTTTTATTGTACCCGAGTCAACAACACCTTATGTCAATTGGTATCACAAACCCAAAAGGtgcttccccttcccctcagtGAGTTACAAAGTGCTCTTGGAACACCATTTTCAGTGCTTTCTACCTGTTCAAGTCACTTCATGTGACTGAGACCCTGGAGGTCTGCCCGCTGCTCTCCAGCAGGGGCTCTGCACGGTGACTTCGCAGGGCCATTTGCCTGGCAAGCTGTGATTTGTGGCAGGGTGTAGGGCTGGTCAGACCTGCTACCCTCCACCTGGCACTCTCTCCAAGTTTAGCTCCAAGGGCCAGACCACTGTATTTGTGAATCCTCACTTGTTTTGTGAATTCCCATTAAAACCATTTCATGGTAGTTGTGGAAACACCCAAATGTGCTGCATGCATGAGAGAGATTGGCAGTCACATAGCTCAGTGCACTTGAAGGGCTAGTAACACTGCCTGAAAAAAAGGTGAAAGCACTTCCTGCCCGCCTGCAATGCACCCTCAGCCCGCCACCGCCTCAGAGCCCTCAGCAACAGCGCACACATGCATAATACACAGAGAACTCGAGGAGAGAAGAGAGCTTGCAATGATCCCCCTGAATGACTTCACTCTTGGTATAACTGTCACACCTCTGCCATATCACAAAAGCAAGAAgtcacgagagagagagagagagagagagagagagagagagagagagagagagagagagagagagaggatcccTGGCAGTTAGTCAGGCCTGTGGGTACTGCACAGGTCTACAGAGTTCAGAACACTGAGAAAAAATTAACATCCTTAAAAAGATCTTAAAAGTGATTTTTGTGAGCAGGATTTCATTTCTAAGCTTTTAGATATTACAAAGTACCCATATATACGATAAACACTAAACCCggatataaaattttctttaaaaaacaaaacaaaacaaaactcagttttgcttttgaataatagtttaaaaaaatctagtgGACCCGGGGTGAGATGGGGGACATCACCAAATGGCTTAGGAACACCATCTTGTGGCTTCACAGGTAATCCTAGAGTTGACTCTTCACATTGCTTTTTTGCCCCATACTAAGTTGTATGAAAATTGGAGCTAAGAGTTggctttaaaaacagtaaattttaggtgtgtgtgtgtgtgtgtgtgtgtgagagagagagagagaaagagagagagagagagagagagagaagaggaggaggaggaggaggagaaggaagagggagggggagagggagaaagacagggagaatcCACTGCGGAGCTTGAAAAGCAAAATCCTTTTCTCTTTGGCAACAACAAGGACAAGAACACTTTAGTTGAATGAAGCCAAAGCTTTCCTAAGGAGAAGCCAGCCACCATGCTTGTTAGTATGGATACTGAATGTGAGAGAGAAACCTTTGGGGAATATAAATTAGAAGTAAttcaagggagggagggggaaatctTATAAAATTTCAGAACACTTTCATCAACTGTAAAACATAGCAGGTAAAACACCTATGTATTTTAAAACCATGGCTAATCAAGTGAGCATGTCAGATAAAGGCCACTGCTTGGTGACCTGGCCAGTAGGCCAGGTGAGTATGTCTCGTGAGAAGTGCGCTGGTGTTAGAGATACGGAATTGCAACACAGACGGAAGTGAAGCTGGCAGGCCAAGATGGCAGGGCAGGTACATGCCCGGCCAGAGGCCCTGGCTCAGGTGGCCTGGTCCAGAGCTCTGAGAAGGTCTCTCCCCTGCAGGAGTGTGGAGCTTCCAGGCACGGGGACGTTCACCTCACAGTCATATCTGGTCAGTTCTGGCAACAGGTAAGGCTCGAACGATGGCCCCAGCAGTCGACTTGCCACAcctgaaaggagggagaggagggtgtTGTAGAGGACTGACACAGTACCTACTCTGCTGTAGATGACCAGGGAGAAGGGCATGCATGCGAACAACTGTGTCTTCAGCTTCCAGCGACTTCCGGTGCAGCAGCCCTCTGGCCCTAGGGCTCCATTCCCTGTTCAGAGGACAGAGCCAGAAGAGAACATACCACAGCAGTGCTGAGATCTAAGGATGGCTAGAGCAACAACAGGGCTCTCTCAGTTTAGAGACAGAGCTGGATCCCAGTGGCCTCTCCCTCTGGAGTCCACCCTCCCCCTGTTGCCTGCACTCCTTCCAACAGATGGCCAGGCCCTTGTTAAGTTCACCTCTGCTTTCAATCTATGGGCAGAAATTATCCAAGCTGAAATTAGTTTTGCTTCGGTTTCAACAGCTGGGGAAACCTGTCATTTGCTGACTACAGCTGAGCAGATGTGTATACCAGGTCAGTGACGAGTGGTTCTCTCTCTAAACTTTAAACTTTCTCTTTAAGTCTTCTGGCTTGCCGGCCCACCTATGGTAAACAGCAGAACTGAAATATCAAGCCCAGGGCTTTTGGGGTTCCTCAGAAGGAATTCTAAGAACACAACTATAAATTTCCCTCAACTCTACTACTGTAGACAAGGCTCTGGAATTTTCTTTCCCAAACCACAAATTGTTTGTGTGGAGCAGAGGCGTCTGTAGGAGCACTTATGTGTTTCAGTGGCAATAGCTGAACTTCCTGATCACCACACTCCCCTCCCATCAGTGAGTCGTGTCCACAACCTTCAGAGAAagcttgtggtgtgtgtataaTGAGCGGCTGAGGAAAGACAGACTCCCGGACTGGAGGTGCCAAGAGCCCGACGTGACCTGACTGATTGCTGAAGGGCTCCTTCCAGAGAGCCATGGACACAGTCTTCCAGCTCACATTTCCAGATCAGCACGCTTGTCTTGCTCGGAAGTCCCCCACAGCCCTAGGCCCCTTTGCTGTACCAGCCATTTCCTTCTCCAGACCGTTCTCTAGCCTGAGTTGGTATTGGAGCTTTAGACCCGCCTCTGGAGAGCCTGCTTGGCCAAAAGTAACTGGCTCTGCCCTTCCTCAGAGACAACAGCCAAAGAGGTGCCTCTCGCCTTCTCATCTCAGATTCTCAAGGAGGAACCTGTACCCTCCCAGGCAAGTCATTGTCAAATACTTCCTCGGCCTGGTACCATGCAGGCTCTGGAATAAAGAAGAGGAGACTGGGTCCTGGCTGAACTGTCTCACGTGGCATGGTTGATGACAAGCCCTATGGACTGTAACTAGTTGCCTCAGACCTGAGCAGAGCCTCTGAAGGCAGTCTGTTGTCCAAATGCAGAGCTGCTTCGTGCAAGCGGCTGCCTCCCAGCTTCCTGGCCAGCCAAGCCACCTGTGTGCATCAGACCCTGGATACTGTATGAGTTCCAAAGCACTTACCGGACACCTTTTGAGCTCCTGGAGGACTGTAGTTCTGGAACGGGGAGGCATAGCATTGTGGTGGGAACCCAGTCTTGGCATTCTCCCCTGGGATTCTGGTAGAGGGTGGCTGGGGAGGTGGCAGGTGTCTCAGTGGCTGGCCCAGGCCTCTCATGGATTTCTGGGTGAATTCATCTGGAGGACCCAAGCCAGAGAGTGAAATGTGGTGCTGTCATTAGGACAGACAGTagctctcagcctgctttctttctcagaaGTCGTGTAGAGGTCTCTGAACCTGGCACCTGCTCATGCCATGGATATAACCCATCCTTACAAGGCTCAGGGAATGGGCCCTGAGCCTTCAACCCTCCACCACTGGGCCAGGCTGCTTACCGGGGGCCACATTCGCACTgatggtcttgtcaggcatcaaagGACAGGTTCCACCCATGAGGCTCTTCATACGTTTCCACATCAAATGTGAACTGCTGGTGCCTGGAGGATCCCCCTGCAGATGTGACATGTacttggaggaagtgggtcccAGGGGTGGAGTGGAGCCAGTACCCCACAGACCCAGCAGGCGCTCACCACCAGAATTAGCTGTCTGCATCTCTACCCTAGCCTCATCTCCTGTGCAGCAGGCTGAGATGCCCAGGGGGTTCATTCACAATAAGGACATGGCTTACCCCACTTGTGTCTTGGAAGGCTTGCTCCTCATACTCCAGCTGGCGCTTCAGCTTCAGCTTGTTGGACAAGGCTAGCATGGCTGGGCTCATCATGTATGGGCCTCGAGCCCCAAAGTCCTTTGCAGACCTGCCAATGCCAAGAGAAGAGAGCGGGTATGAGGAGTCTACAGCCTCCCGCTGCCTGGTGTCTTCACCAGAATCCAACACTTATGACTAAGATGATTTATGGACCCAGAGGGCAGAGTGCCAAAGGGCTTGAGCAGCTGCGGCTCTGCTTTACCTTCTGTAAGATGCCCAAGAGTTCAATCACCTGCACCTTTCTCCACACACCTATCCACCTTAGTCCTGCCCTCAGGGGTGGCTGCCCAGCTAGATGACAACAGTCTCTATAAGGATTTCTGCTCAATGCCTCCCATCCAGAGGACCATCTGGGGGTGTTCTATAAAGGGTGCATACTATAGACAAGACACACCAGCTTCTGGTACCGTAGCCTACTGGGAAGACAGGAAATGCTGGTGCCTGTGCACATTCTACAGAGGCTCTGGGTAGGAGCCTGGGCAGATGGAAAGCACAGGACTATGGAGGGAATGCCATAATTCCTATCTGTGCCCAAAGGTGGACAGACATCAGGTTGGGGGCACTAAAaagcctcttctcctttcttctgggGTCTGGCTCTCATATATCAGAGGACTTGGGAAAGTGTGAGCTGCCTACACAATGAAGGGATATGATCAGCAGGAAGCCTATGTGGGGCTCTAGAGCCTCCATTAGTGTACCTCCCCGCCTTCTATGTCCCCTCCAGTCAGACATCTGTTACTGACCTCATCTTGAACATGGAGACATGAGGCGGGGTGCTCGGAGGCTCCAACTGCGATGACCCCAAtggcagagctcccagggattcagcGCTCTGATCACCCACAGGCCACTTGGTAGGGCCAAAATGTAATGGTGGATCTGGAGGCCACTGAGTGTTGGATCTGCCCCCCATAGAAGAGAGAGGGGTGCTGGCTTGGCCACAGCATGGTGGCAGGGACCCTTTGCTCCCAGCGTCAAAGAAGATGGACGACATGGGCCAGTGCTCGggctctgtcttcctgctttcCAACTGCTGCGGGTATTTATCGAGGAAGAAGGGGCCATGGGTGGCCCCCGGGGTTAGTGGCTGGAAGATGCTTGTCATGGTACTGAAGCAGTGCTGGGGGTTGGGCTGGGGGCTCTCCGGCATGAGCGGCTCCTCCGGGTAGATGGGGCTTAGCTGGAAGTCCTCACCATCCATAGGGATGTAGGGGGCCAGGGTCTCCAAGTCCAGTTCATTGAAGTCCGTCTGAGGAAACACAAAGCAGAGCTAAATAGTGGCTGGCCCAGCCATGTCAAGCCTGCCCAGGCCTTTTCAAACTATCAGTTCTCCCATTCAAACACCTCTGCTGGAAATGCTCAGGTTTGCCATTGGGGGTACAAAAATTTCTGCTGGGACATAACCTTCCCTTGCACCTATCCTTCCGTCCTATATGGGTACAGTGAGCTTCCACCTGACCTGCAGCTTTCTTTCTGTCAGCCTTTGTTGCATGGGCTGCCCCTTCATCCTATTCTTACTACACTTGAGCTCCTGGGATGAAGGACAGCTCATCTTCATCTCCCTCACATGCCCTGTGAAGGGACTGCTGTTCTCACCGGCAGATACTCAGAGACCCCCATGGTCACAACAGAACACTCATAAGCAAAGACAGAAGCTGCAGCTGCGGTCAGCCAATGAGCCCTCATTGCGGATAGATCTTTGTACCCAAGACTGAAGCAAGTCTGCCTGCTTGTGCtaagaagtctctctctctctctctctctctctctctctctctctctctctctctctctctctttctctctctctctcacacacacacacacacacacacacacacacacacacacatacaggaaagaCATGCACAGAAACAAGAGATTTTGTAGAATAGGATAAGGCCACACACTGAAAAGCAATGTGGAAACTGGGGTAGAGAACTCAGTCTGAGACAAAGGGGAGGTATGGGGATTGCCCCTGGAGAGCTGCTCACCGCCACCTTCACCCACCTCCACCACTTAGACTGTGTAAGAAGGAGATGGGGTTGACAGCTAAGCACAGGGCTGAACAGTGAAACGGCAGGAGGAGGGGTGCTCACAAGCCTCCTGACCCCAAAGCTTTGCGTAGCTCCCCAGGGGTCTCTGCAAAGGAGCCCTCATTACCCATGAGCGGGGCCCACCTGGGTACTGCACGGGTCCTTTGCCTCCGTGTCCATGGCAAAGAGTTTCTCGATCACTTCGATCTTCAAGTGATTCTCCAGAGATGAGTAGTAGTCCTCGGGGCTGCTAGGCTGAAACCAGGAAGGGGCAGACCGCGTAAGAACACATTGCCTGTCTCCCCAGAAGTCCAGTGAGAACAGACAAGCCTGTTTCTGCACTCAGCCTCATTTCAACAAATATCTATGAAGAGGACTACTATTTACAAGCTGTGTGAAGTAGCTCAGTTGATCAACCTCTCTGAACCTTAGTCTCCCCTAAGGAGACGCTTGAATCACTTCCTAGGTAAGTGGTTCTTAACTCTCCTCATGCTGCAGCCCttctgttcctcatgttgtggtgaccccaaccataaaatgattttcctcactattcataacagtaattttgctagttatgaattctaatgtaaatatctgtgctttctgatgatCTAGGCGACCCTGTGAAAGGCTTGTTCAATTTCCCACATCAAACAGAGGGACTGTGTAACACGGTTGAGAGTCACTCCTGACAGTCATCCTTAGGGGCACTGTAATAACCTGAGGGAGACCACACTTCTCAGATCGTCCGTCCAGTCATCTGGCGCGTGAGGGGCCCACCTGCCCTGTGTGTTCTCCTGGAGGGTGGAGGCTCACCGTGGAGCAGCTACTGCTGCTTGTGGCGCTGGGTGTGGTGTTCCCTGGGGTGTCTGCCTGGGGCACAGTGAAGGCTGGCAGGCTCCCGGGCTCGCTCTGGGCACTGTGGCTCCTCAGCTCTGCAGCCCAGGACTGGCCTGGGGGAAGGACGGCCTTGCCATAGGCTGAGGACTCGTCAAAGTTCTGGCTTCCTGTAAAGACAAGACACACTTGATGAGTATTCATGAGATCTGGGCTCACTCCAGGGTGGAATAAGCCTAGAAATTTCACAAATGGTCCTAAAAGGGGGCTCGAGGTTGACACCCTCAGTTCCATGGAGCCTAGCTAGGACCGGAGCTATGATTCAATATGGGGACTTCCTATAAAGAGAATAGGCTCCAATAGCATTTGGCTTTCAGAGACTAAGCTTACTAGATAGAAGAAATTGTTTCCTGCCGAGCGTTCCAGAACAGATGAGGAAGTTAGCAGAGGAGAATTGGGCCATTTGCCTTAGTACCATCATGGAGATGAGGGTTACAAGGTTATCTCATGCAAGAGGACTCGTTGCCCTTTATGTTTCTCTCTAAAGTGTCAATTTTCCTGTGGCCTCTCAAATGCACATAGCAAAGGGGAATTGCAAAGAGAAGCAGTCAGAGTTGGGCTGGAGAGGGTGCAAACTGGAAGAGGCCTTTCCCTGTGTAGTTCAAGGAGTCAGAAAAGAGCTCAGCAGGACCACAAGGACTTCTCTTCCAGGAAGACGGGCAGACATTCTAATGCAGACAGCCACTGAGGGCTTCATCCTGGCCCTCAGTCTTCTCCCCGCTGCTAGTTCTAGCTTTCTTCTGACTTAGCCGTTCACCGAGTTAGAGGGCACTCTTTGAGACACACGACTCAACTCAGACTCTCAAGACAGGTAGAGGATGGACCCCTCAAGAGGGAGCCCTCTCCTTCCCTACCTCTTTACCCTTCACAAGGACATATAACTCAGTGGCCACGAGTTTGTGCTCCTTTTGTACCTAGCAGAGCCTGACCATGAACAAGTGATCAGCAAGGCCCGAGTGCATCTGTGGTTTAGGAAGCTGTGGCCAAGCTTGTCATAATAAGAAGTGTCCCTGAGTCCAAGAGGGTTCTGTGGGATCAACCAGGGCTAGGAAATACCCACCGAAATCCAGGGAGATAATGGCGTCTCCTGGGGTGGGGGCCAACTGGGCCAGCTCCTCCGGTTCCTCCTTCAGTTTGGTGAACAGGTAGTTGCTCTTCTCAGATACGGCCACATCGTCACTGCTGTCAAAGATGCTATTCATGGCCATCAGGTGTGGCTTGAACAGGGATTCCGTCTGGTCCATAGAGAACACCACATCGTTCTTCTCTATCTCACTGATGGGATGAGAGAGCTGTTCAGAACATCTGCATCTTTTAGCAAAAGCCTTTGGCTCCCCAAGACATGTCAGAAGCCTGACAGCTAAACCTCTCAGAGAAGACAGGCAGAAACAAGAACAATCAAATTCTGTGTGAGCCACAGAAGCAGAGAAATTGAGATTAACCTCGATCTGTGGGCTGTTGGCTACCTGTGCTTGAGCTGTAGGTACACAAACGTCCTGGATTCCTATGTCACTTTCCTTCATATTATTAATGGCAGCCTCTCATAGTCTTTCcaggggtggaggaaggagggcatAACATCCACATCTCCCCAAAAGAGCTTACCCAGGAGAGCACTGTCTCCCACTCACACAACATTGAGCACTACCGTGTGCAACCTTCTCCCCCTCGGCACAAGTCATGACACCACAGCCGACAAATGGCAAAGCCAAGCGCTAGAACTCTACTCCTAAGATCGCAATGGAAAACCCTCCCAGTTAGGATCCACACCGCAGACAGCATGTGGAGGGACAGCCCAGGGTCCTGAGAGGCCAGCCCAGCTTCCCCAACTCACCTCAGGACATAGTTGACACACATGATGCACTGAGGCTGCAGGTTTCGGGGGTTGTAGATGACGGTCCCCTGGGTCTCCAGCCACACATATCCTCCATGTTTGGCTAGCATCCGGTACTGTCCGGATACTACCTGCCCCTTGGTGCACACTAGTGAAGAAAGGAGCCAGAGGTAAGAGAGGTGGGGGGGCAGTGTGCAGCACACACTCTGATCCTACAGGAAGCGTCacctgctggggggagggggatggacaGAGCTACCACATaggcaggaaggacaggaggagTGAGCCAGGGTGGAGGGTTGGGGAAGGGGGAGATCATTTCAGCCAACTCTCCATTTCAAAAACAGGAATAGGAGGTCTGAAGGAAAGCAGATAACTGCCTGCCCAGTGCAGGAGTGACTCCCAGTCAGCTCAGTTGAAAGCAACCAGGGAGCAGCACACTACTGCTACTGACTTTCTGCAGGTGGTAGACCACATGTGGAAGGTGGATCATAGGGGTGCAGCCCTGTCACGTTCCCTGACTGGAGGACGGAACAgagctaggcaagtgctcttccaCGGAGCTCCAACCCCAgtcctttctgttatttttgaactcactctgaagcCAAGGCAAGCCTTAAACAACTCCTctaccttagcctcctgagtaacTGGCACTCAAGAGTTGTGCCACAAGACCCAGctcaagtttgttttttaaactttgtgtCTCTTGAACTTTCAAGGTCATCTGTTAGGTCTGCTACCGTAGGGTGCAGAGAGTCTGAGAGAAACTACTGAACTATTGAATGGCCTGTACTCTTAACTCAGGACCAGGAGCCTCTTCAGCCACTAGAAAGGTCTTGCCAGCTGCCCAGTGAGACTGCCGGCTTAGAGTTTCTCTCCTCTTCTAGGATATTCTAAGTAGTCAATTTCACAGGCTAAAAACACCAAGGAGTGTCCCACACACTAGTTTGTCTTCTTCCACACTTCTGAATGcactttctcatttttcttaaagaGCTCTCAAGAGCTCCTTTTCACTCATGTCTGCTGACTTTAGAAATGTCTGCTAGCTTCTTAAACTGTCCACTGActttcaccccacccccaccccccgggaaCTGATTGTTCAGGGCTCCAGACCAGAAGTGCCCAGGTCACAGAGAACTGAAGGGGGATGATGGAAGGCCCAGGAAATCTTGCTGGCTTGGGGACTTTGGGGAAAGAACAACCCTGGTGTGTTTTCCTCTTCTGCAAATGCAGTACTGAGAATAATAGTCATGTCCGTCACTGCCATATACTAACTGTCCAGAATGCTACTGCTGTTTATGTTGCAGATCACATGGGCTTGCCTGCCTCACGGGTTATACAAATCTCCTCTTCCACAACCTAGCAATGCCCAGTGCTTAGATACTGTGCCAGTTATGTTATTAGGAATTGTTCAGGGCAACGTCTCTTGGGGTTCTatgagagaacagccatgctCCCTGTAGACAGTCTCCTCAGGTCTACTAGTCCTCTTGTGGGCCACCTCCCTACTCATCAGTCCTGCACGATAGAGGGACAGCCTTGCTCACAGTCATGCCAATCACCATCCTTCTGCCTTGGCACATTTTACCCTCTTGAAAATCTTAACAAGCAGCAGCAAGAGGCAGGAATGATGGAGAATTCCATGTGTGCATTTCTCGGCAGAGCCACCGCTGCCTTGTGAGATAAATTCAAGTCCCTGTGATGATTAGCTCAGGGCCCATTACATGGTGCACCTGTGGAGATCAGTGTTGTGGTTGCCTCTCTTGACAAGCAAGGGTGTGGGTTATTGGTATGTGAAACTCCTGGTTCTCAACTGCAGCCCTTGACGGTGTCCTTTGACTAAAGGTTATTGCCGATTTGTAGTCTCAGACTTGAGAGTCTAGATTAGATTCCCATTTGCAACTTTATTTGCCTCTCCACAATAAGCTTTATTGGCTTTTAATTCCCCTTCCATGGAAGGGTAACCACGTTGCGCATACAGAGAAGCGAGTTTGGACAAATGTAAACATCCAGTAGCCATCACCAAGGCAAAGGCACCAGAACCTTCATCTAGCCCGGCCCCAGCCCACGTGCCGGACTCCTCCCAGTTCTGACTTCTGATTCCAGCCCATCACTGATCTTTCCCCAGCACCATCTCCTGTCCTTTCTAGACTTCTATAGGATTAGGATTTCTTGAGTTTACTCATGGTCTGCCTTTATCATCGTTGAGCATCATGACCTGAGCTTGTGAGTGTTTGTGATTCATGGGAGAAGCATCTCCTTGTATGGGTATACCATGGCCAGTTCATTCCTTCACCTGGATGTCTGAGTTTTCAGTTGTGAATAAAACTGCAACAGGCATCTGGGTCCAAATCTTTGTGTGAACATGGCTTTCTTTTTCATGGGGGTGTAACAAGGTGTGAAACTTCCAGGTTATGTGCTAAAGACCTTGTTTTTCCTATCAGAAGTAGTGTAATTGGTTTGCCACATTGATTGTCTTATCTTCATCTAGTCTTTTAAATGGACTCCTgcgcaggaggaaggagagacagcgTCCTTTAACACAGGGAAAGGCAGGCTAGGAAGGCTGGGACTGCTTCACATTGCACAGAATAACAGTAATAGTGTTTAGACGATCGGTCTTTTGATTCCAGGGGTCATACATTATGTTGAGCCAGaaacaaatgagaagaaaaaccGGCTAAGGCCACTTTGTTAACCATCATGAACTCCTTGGCCAGAGAAGGAGCCTTTGTCTTCTCTGTTGTCCCTTTCTGGCTGTCATGGAGGCCACCTGGCTGCACTGAAGCAATTCTTGCATGATGTCAAGCCTGGAATCAGCTCATTTACACAGTTCTTGTTGCTAACCACACTCAGTGCTCTTAGTCTTTTTCATGAAGAAGTT is a window from the Mastomys coucha isolate ucsf_1 unplaced genomic scaffold, UCSF_Mcou_1 pScaffold6, whole genome shotgun sequence genome containing:
- the Epas1 gene encoding endothelial PAS domain-containing protein 1; translation: MTADKEKKRSSSELRKEKSRDAARCRRSKETEVFYELAHELPLPHSVSSHLDKASIMRLAISFLRTHKLLSSVCSENESEAEADQQMDNLYLKALEGFIAVVTQDGDMIFLSENISKFMGLTQVELTGHSIFDFTHPCDHEEIRENLTLKNGSGFGKKSKDMSTERDFFMRMKCTVTNRGRTVNLKSATWKVLHCTGQVRVYNNCPPHNSLCGYKEPLLSCLIIMCEPIQHPSHMDIPLDSKTFLSRHSMDMKFTYCDDRILELIGYHPEELLGRSAYEFYHALDSENMTKSHQNLCTKGQVVSGQYRMLAKHGGYVWLETQGTVIYNPRNLQPQCIMCVNYVLSEIEKNDVVFSMDQTESLFKPHLMAMNSIFDSSDDVAVSEKSNYLFTKLKEEPEELAQLAPTPGDAIISLDFGSQNFDESSAYGKAVLPPGQSWAAELRSHSAQSEPGSLPAFTVPQADTPGNTTPSATSSSSCSTPSSPEDYYSSLENHLKIEVIEKLFAMDTEAKDPCSTQTDFNELDLETLAPYIPMDGEDFQLSPIYPEEPLMPESPQPNPQHCFSTMTSIFQPLTPGATHGPFFLDKYPQQLESRKTEPEHWPMSSIFFDAGSKGSLPPCCGQASTPLSSMGGRSNTQWPPDPPLHFGPTKWPVGDQSAESLGALPLGSSQLEPPSTPPHVSMFKMRSAKDFGARGPYMMSPAMLALSNKLKLKRQLEYEEQAFQDTSGGDPPGTSSSHLMWKRMKSLMGGTCPLMPDKTISANVAPDEFTQKSMRGLGQPLRHLPPPQPPSTRIPGENAKTGFPPQCYASPFQNYSPPGAQKVSGVASRLLGPSFEPYLLPELTRYDCEVNVPVPGSSTLLQGRDLLRALDQAT